One Thioclava electrotropha DNA segment encodes these proteins:
- a CDS encoding formate dehydrogenase beta subunit, translating to MKVWVPCDAAAVACGADEVAAALASAAGLRGEEVEIVRNGTRGMIWLEPLVEIERDGVRHGFGPMTPEDVPALFEDGDHPKALGPVEEIPFFAKQTRLTFARCGRTDPLSLADYEADEGWQGLKRALELGGAQTIEEVTTSGLRGRGGAGFPTGIKWKTVAGADAPQKYIVCNADEGDSGSFADRMLMEGDPFCLIEGMAIAGLAVGATKGFIYIRSEYPHAIRTLNAAIKAARAAGIIGDSLMGQGPAFDLEVRVGAGAYICGEETSLLNSLEGKRGMVRAKPPLPALEGAFGRPTVVNNVLSLAAVPWILVHGGAAYAEFGLGRSRGTIPIQIAGNVKHGGLFETGFGMSLGTLVNEIGGGTASGRPFKAVQVGGPLGAYHGPDDFDLPVCYEAFADQGGLVGHAGFVVHDDSADMLALARYAMEFCAIESCGKCTPCRIGAVRGIETLDRVAAGDPAAIELLHELCEVMEKGSLCAMGGFTPYPVRSAIRLFPQEFSLSQEAAE from the coding sequence ATGAAGGTCTGGGTTCCCTGCGATGCCGCCGCCGTAGCCTGTGGGGCCGATGAGGTCGCCGCCGCTCTCGCGTCGGCGGCGGGACTGCGTGGCGAAGAGGTCGAGATCGTCCGCAACGGCACGCGCGGAATGATCTGGCTGGAGCCGCTGGTCGAGATCGAGCGCGACGGTGTGCGCCACGGCTTCGGCCCGATGACGCCCGAGGACGTGCCCGCGCTGTTCGAGGACGGCGATCACCCGAAGGCGCTTGGCCCGGTCGAGGAGATCCCCTTCTTCGCAAAACAGACTCGTCTGACCTTCGCGCGTTGCGGGCGCACCGATCCGCTCTCGCTGGCCGATTACGAGGCGGATGAGGGCTGGCAGGGTCTCAAACGCGCGCTGGAACTGGGCGGCGCGCAGACCATCGAAGAGGTCACCACCTCCGGCCTGCGCGGACGCGGCGGTGCGGGCTTCCCGACGGGTATCAAGTGGAAGACCGTCGCCGGGGCAGACGCCCCGCAAAAATACATCGTCTGCAACGCGGATGAGGGCGATAGCGGCTCTTTCGCGGACCGGATGCTGATGGAAGGCGATCCCTTCTGCCTGATCGAGGGTATGGCGATTGCCGGTCTCGCGGTCGGCGCGACCAAGGGCTTCATCTATATCCGCTCGGAATATCCGCACGCGATCCGTACGCTGAACGCGGCGATCAAGGCGGCGCGCGCTGCGGGGATCATCGGCGACAGCCTGATGGGGCAGGGCCCGGCCTTCGATCTCGAAGTTCGCGTCGGCGCGGGCGCCTATATCTGCGGCGAGGAAACGTCGCTTCTCAATTCGCTCGAAGGCAAGCGCGGCATGGTTCGCGCCAAGCCGCCGTTGCCCGCGCTGGAAGGCGCGTTCGGCAGGCCCACGGTCGTGAACAATGTGCTCTCGCTCGCAGCTGTGCCTTGGATTCTGGTCCATGGTGGCGCAGCCTATGCGGAGTTCGGGCTGGGCCGCTCGCGCGGGACGATCCCGATCCAGATCGCGGGCAATGTCAAACATGGCGGGCTGTTCGAGACCGGCTTCGGGATGTCGCTTGGCACGCTGGTCAACGAGATCGGCGGCGGCACCGCCTCGGGGCGTCCGTTCAAGGCGGTACAGGTCGGCGGGCCGCTGGGCGCTTATCACGGCCCCGACGATTTCGATCTACCGGTCTGCTACGAGGCCTTTGCAGATCAAGGCGGGCTCGTGGGCCATGCCGGCTTCGTGGTGCATGACGACAGCGCCGACATGCTCGCGCTCGCCCGCTACGCGATGGAGTTCTGCGCCATCGAGAGCTGCGGGAAATGCACGCCCTGCCGGATCGGCGCGGTGCGCGGCATCGAGACGCTCGACCGCGTGGCGGCGGGCGACCCGGCGGCGATCGAGCTGCTGCACGAGCTATGCGAAGTGATGGAGAAGGGCTCGCTCTGCGCGATGGGGGGCTTCACGCCTTACCCGGTGCGCTCGGCGATCCGGCTCTTCCCGCAAGAATTCTCGCTCTCACAGGAGGCTGCGGAATGA
- a CDS encoding formate dehydrogenase subunit gamma, which yields MTEDDRLAAILADHAGREGALLPILHDVQAAYGCVPADCYQPIADALRLSRAEVAGVVSFYHDFRDAPAGKHVIKLCRAEACQSMGGAEMIARLERALGMKVGETKGDVTLEAVYCLGLCACAPAAMVGDQLVGRATPERIEALVAEVSA from the coding sequence ATGACCGAAGACGACAGGCTCGCCGCGATTCTGGCGGATCATGCGGGGCGCGAAGGTGCGCTGCTGCCCATTCTTCACGATGTGCAGGCCGCTTACGGCTGCGTGCCCGCCGATTGCTACCAGCCGATTGCCGATGCGCTGCGTCTGAGCCGGGCCGAGGTGGCGGGCGTCGTCTCCTTCTATCACGACTTCCGCGACGCGCCCGCGGGCAAGCATGTGATCAAGCTGTGCCGCGCCGAGGCCTGCCAGTCGATGGGCGGGGCCGAGATGATCGCGCGGCTGGAGCGTGCGCTGGGCATGAAAGTCGGGGAAACGAAGGGCGATGTGACCCTTGAGGCGGTCTATTGCCTCGGGCTATGCGCCTGTGCGCCTGCCGCGATGGTGGGCGATCAACTGGTCGGGCGGGCGACGCCCGAGCGGATCGAGGCTCTGGTTGCGGAGGTCTCGGCATGA
- a CDS encoding S49 family peptidase, which translates to MSLIQRLPFVKKSPFVAVIRLHGAIGMSRPGAPGLSDAAMAPIIERAFARGKPAAVALLINSPGGSPVQSALIAGRIRRLADEKGIPVHAFVEDVAASGGYWLACAADQIWADPTSVVGSIGVISAGFGLDEFINRHGIQRRVHTAGGSKSFMDPFRPEKDEDVARLNKLLDDMHVSFKEHVQSRRGAKLPEDRDLFTGDIWTGRQALAENTGLIDGLGHAVPKLKEIYGEKTRIVPYAPKRSIFRRFGAQIGGEMAAATAGALIDTTEERALWARYGL; encoded by the coding sequence ATGAGCCTGATCCAACGCCTCCCCTTCGTCAAGAAATCGCCCTTCGTCGCGGTTATCCGTTTGCACGGTGCCATCGGCATGTCGCGCCCCGGAGCGCCCGGCCTGTCGGACGCCGCAATGGCCCCGATCATCGAGCGTGCCTTCGCGCGCGGCAAACCGGCCGCGGTCGCACTGCTGATCAATTCGCCCGGCGGATCGCCCGTGCAATCGGCGCTGATCGCGGGGCGCATCCGCAGACTTGCGGATGAAAAAGGCATTCCCGTCCATGCCTTCGTCGAAGACGTCGCGGCGTCGGGCGGCTATTGGCTGGCCTGCGCCGCCGACCAGATCTGGGCCGACCCGACCTCGGTCGTGGGCTCGATCGGGGTGATCTCGGCAGGCTTCGGGCTCGACGAGTTCATCAACCGCCACGGCATCCAGCGCCGCGTTCATACGGCGGGCGGCTCGAAAAGTTTCATGGACCCGTTCCGCCCCGAGAAGGACGAAGACGTCGCGCGGCTCAACAAGCTGCTCGACGACATGCATGTCTCGTTCAAGGAGCATGTGCAGTCCCGGCGCGGCGCGAAACTGCCCGAGGATCGCGACCTCTTCACCGGCGATATCTGGACCGGGCGGCAGGCGCTGGCCGAGAATACCGGACTGATCGACGGGCTCGGCCATGCGGTGCCGAAGCTGAAAGAGATCTACGGCGAGAAGACCCGCATCGTGCCTTACGCACCCAAACGCTCGATCTTCCGGCGCTTCGGCGCGCAGATCGGGGGCGAGATGGCGGCGGCCACGGCAGGCGCTTTGATCGACACGACCGAGGAGCGCGCGCTCTGGGCGCGCTACGGGCTGTAA
- a CDS encoding calcium/sodium antiporter, producing MIWDFGEIIAGLVLLVVAGDLLVKGAVAMSLRLGIPALIVGLTVVAFGTSAPELMVSVAAVLDKAPSMALGNVVGSNIANILLVLGLPAMISAIRTDLHDTRESFVLMMGATILFILVCFMGPIGWAQALLLLFALGIILFRQIREARAHRANRGAGAGPETEADEEVESVDPKMPLWRIGLYVLAGLIGLPLGASWLVSGASEIASAMGVSDAVIGLTLVALGTSLPELATSITAAMKGRSDLALGNVVGSNIFNLLCIIGVAGLFGDIPVPSQMLHVDLWVMAAASIALAPFIFGNRVITRGIGIAFTAAYLAYMVALFIGGSA from the coding sequence ATGATCTGGGATTTCGGCGAGATCATTGCCGGGCTGGTGCTGCTGGTCGTGGCGGGCGATCTGCTGGTGAAAGGCGCGGTGGCGATGTCGCTGCGCCTTGGCATTCCAGCACTGATCGTCGGCCTGACCGTAGTGGCGTTCGGCACCTCCGCGCCCGAGCTGATGGTCTCGGTCGCGGCCGTGCTCGACAAGGCGCCCAGCATGGCGCTCGGCAATGTCGTGGGCTCGAACATCGCCAATATCCTTCTGGTGCTGGGCCTGCCTGCGATGATCTCCGCGATACGCACCGATCTTCACGACACGCGCGAGAGCTTCGTGCTGATGATGGGGGCGACGATCCTCTTCATCCTCGTCTGCTTCATGGGCCCGATCGGCTGGGCGCAGGCGCTGCTTCTGCTCTTCGCGCTCGGCATCATCCTGTTCCGACAAATCCGCGAGGCGCGCGCCCATCGCGCCAATCGCGGCGCGGGCGCCGGACCCGAGACCGAAGCCGATGAAGAGGTCGAGAGCGTCGATCCGAAAATGCCGCTCTGGCGCATCGGGCTCTATGTTCTCGCGGGGCTCATCGGGCTGCCTCTGGGGGCGAGCTGGCTGGTCAGCGGCGCGTCGGAAATCGCAAGCGCGATGGGCGTCTCGGATGCGGTGATCGGCCTGACGCTGGTCGCGCTCGGCACCTCGCTGCCGGAGCTGGCGACCTCGATCACCGCGGCGATGAAGGGCCGGTCGGACCTCGCGCTCGGCAATGTCGTGGGCTCGAACATCTTCAACCTGCTCTGCATCATCGGCGTCGCAGGCCTGTTCGGCGACATTCCGGTGCCGAGCCAGATGCTGCATGTCGACCTTTGGGTGATGGCCGCGGCCTCGATCGCGCTGGCCCCGTTCATCTTCGGCAACCGCGTGATCACCCGAGGCATCGGCATCGCTTTCACCGCCGCGTACCTGGCCTATATGGTGGCCCTCTTCATTGGAGGCAGCGCATGA
- a CDS encoding SDR family oxidoreductase: MKRALVTGGAKRLGRAMALYLAERGVDVAIHYHGSAEEAEATAAEARAKGVRAEIVQADLLDEAATAELVPRAARLLDGPLDLLINNASIFEYDTIRSATRESWDRHIGSNLRAPFVLIQHFAAQAPDADRSGAEPKARALVINMVDQRMRKLTPEFMTYTLAKMGLWTLTQTSAQALAPAIRVNAIGPGPTLQGARQSEEHFNRQRAATILERGADPADIVAALGYFMDAPAVTGQLLCVDGGQHLGWRTPDVLGPE, translated from the coding sequence ATGAAACGAGCATTGGTGACAGGCGGCGCGAAACGGCTGGGACGCGCGATGGCGCTTTATCTGGCCGAGCGCGGCGTGGACGTCGCAATCCATTATCACGGCTCCGCCGAGGAGGCGGAGGCCACGGCGGCGGAGGCCCGCGCGAAAGGCGTGCGCGCCGAGATCGTGCAGGCCGATCTGCTGGACGAGGCCGCGACGGCGGAACTGGTGCCGCGCGCGGCGCGACTTCTCGACGGGCCGCTCGATCTGCTGATCAACAACGCCTCGATTTTCGAATACGACACGATCCGCTCAGCCACGCGCGAAAGCTGGGACAGGCATATCGGGTCGAACCTGCGCGCACCCTTCGTGCTGATCCAGCATTTCGCGGCGCAGGCCCCGGATGCCGACCGCTCGGGCGCGGAGCCCAAGGCCCGCGCGCTGGTGATCAACATGGTCGACCAGCGGATGCGCAAGCTGACGCCGGAGTTCATGACCTACACGCTAGCGAAGATGGGTCTGTGGACTCTCACGCAGACGAGTGCGCAGGCGCTGGCTCCCGCTATACGTGTGAACGCGATCGGCCCCGGCCCGACCCTGCAAGGCGCCCGCCAGTCGGAAGAGCACTTCAACCGGCAGCGCGCGGCGACGATCCTCGAACGCGGCGCAGACCCTGCAGATATCGTCGCGGCGCTGGGATATTTCATGGACGCGCCGGCCGTCACAGGGCAGTTGCTCTGCGTCGATGGAGGCCAACATTTGGGCTGGCGGACCCCCGATGTATTAGGTCCGGAATGA
- the uvrC gene encoding excinuclease ABC subunit UvrC, with protein MTGHALIADYLKRLDGSPGVYRMLNAKGEVLYVGKARNLKARVSNYARPSGHSARIARMIHETASMMFLTTRTETEALLLEQNLIKQLKPRYNVLARDDKSFPNILIATDHPYPMIKKHRGARKEKGHYFGPFASASAVNRTLNQLERVFLLRNCSDSMFETRTRPCLQYQIKRCSGPCVGKISEEDYAALVDDAKRFLQGKSTTIQRELAEQMQQASDDMEFERAAALRDRIKALTNVQQSQGINPRSTAEADVIALHQEGGQACVQVFFIRANQSWGNHDFYPKTGSGAEAPEILQAFIAQFYTNRPPPKLILLSHPVEDEELVSEFLSERAERKVEITVPQRGEKAELVENAARNARESLGRKMSESAAQAKLLAGVAEAFGLEKPPQRIEVYDNSHIQGAHAVGGMIVAGPEGFIKSQYRKFNIKNAELTPGDDFGMMKEVLTRRFTRLLKEDPERKSEAWPDLLLIDGGAGQVSAVREIMDEMGVSDVAMVGVAKGVDRDHGKEEFHRTGQRPIALPRQSPVLYYIQRLRDEAHRWAIGTHRAKRAKAQMANPLDEVPGIGAARKRALLTHFGSAKAVSRAAPIDLMEVDGISEAMAETIHNFFNEKG; from the coding sequence ATGACGGGCCATGCGCTGATCGCGGATTACCTCAAGCGTCTCGACGGATCGCCCGGCGTCTATCGGATGCTGAACGCGAAGGGCGAGGTGCTTTACGTCGGCAAGGCACGCAACCTGAAGGCGCGCGTTTCGAACTATGCACGCCCCTCGGGACACTCGGCGCGGATCGCCCGGATGATCCATGAGACCGCCTCGATGATGTTCCTCACGACGCGGACCGAGACCGAGGCGCTGCTGCTCGAGCAGAACCTGATCAAGCAGCTCAAACCGCGCTACAACGTGCTCGCACGGGACGACAAAAGCTTTCCCAATATCCTGATCGCGACGGACCACCCCTATCCGATGATCAAGAAGCATCGCGGCGCGCGCAAAGAAAAGGGCCATTACTTCGGCCCCTTCGCGAGCGCGAGCGCGGTGAACCGCACGCTAAACCAGCTGGAGCGGGTCTTCCTGCTGCGCAACTGCTCGGACTCGATGTTCGAGACCCGCACGCGCCCCTGCCTGCAATATCAGATCAAGCGTTGCTCGGGGCCCTGCGTCGGCAAGATCTCCGAGGAGGATTACGCAGCGCTGGTCGACGATGCGAAGCGGTTCCTGCAAGGCAAGTCCACCACGATCCAGCGCGAGCTGGCCGAACAGATGCAGCAAGCCTCCGACGATATGGAATTCGAGCGCGCCGCTGCGCTCCGCGACCGGATCAAGGCGCTGACCAACGTGCAGCAAAGCCAGGGGATCAACCCGCGCAGCACCGCCGAGGCCGATGTGATCGCTCTCCATCAGGAGGGCGGGCAGGCCTGTGTGCAGGTCTTCTTCATCCGCGCGAACCAGAGCTGGGGCAATCACGACTTCTATCCCAAGACCGGCTCCGGCGCCGAAGCGCCCGAAATCCTGCAGGCCTTCATCGCGCAGTTCTACACCAACCGCCCGCCGCCGAAGCTGATCCTGCTATCGCATCCGGTCGAGGATGAGGAACTGGTAAGCGAATTCCTCTCCGAGCGCGCCGAGCGCAAGGTCGAGATCACCGTCCCGCAGCGCGGCGAAAAGGCAGAGCTGGTCGAGAATGCCGCGCGCAATGCCCGCGAGAGCCTCGGTCGGAAGATGTCGGAATCTGCCGCGCAGGCGAAACTGCTGGCGGGCGTCGCCGAGGCCTTCGGGCTGGAGAAGCCGCCGCAGCGGATCGAGGTCTACGACAACTCGCATATTCAGGGCGCGCATGCCGTGGGCGGGATGATCGTCGCGGGGCCGGAAGGCTTCATCAAAAGCCAGTATCGCAAGTTCAACATCAAGAACGCGGAGCTGACGCCGGGCGACGATTTCGGGATGATGAAAGAGGTGCTGACCCGCCGCTTCACCCGGTTGCTGAAGGAAGACCCAGAGCGGAAATCCGAGGCCTGGCCCGATCTACTGCTAATCGACGGCGGCGCCGGGCAGGTCTCGGCGGTGCGCGAGATCATGGACGAGATGGGCGTGAGCGACGTCGCGATGGTCGGCGTCGCGAAAGGCGTGGACCGCGACCACGGCAAGGAAGAGTTCCACCGCACGGGTCAGCGCCCCATCGCCCTGCCCCGGCAATCGCCGGTCCTCTATTACATCCAGCGCCTGCGCGACGAGGCGCACCGCTGGGCCATCGGCACCCACCGTGCGAAACGCGCCAAGGCGCAGATGGCGAACCCGCTGGACGAGGTTCCAGGCATCGGGGCGGCCCGCAAGCGCGCGCTGCTCACGCATTTCGGCTCCGCCAAGGCGGTCAGCCGCGCCGCCCCCATCGACCTGATGGAGGTCGACGGCATCTCCGAGGCGATGGCCGAGACGATCCACAATTTCTTCAACGAGAAGGGCTGA
- a CDS encoding lysine-2,3-aminomutase-like protein encodes MTDHSRHPRALTRVADLERDGLTASDTRADLERVAEEFRIRVTPEMRGAIADPTDPVAAQFVPSAAELVTRPEELEDPIGDDAHSPAPGLTHRYPDRVILHITKTCDVYCRFCFRRETVGETGPLPEDQLTQALDYIAATPAIREVILTGGDPLTLSTRRLGAVLECLSAIQHIDQIRLHTRVPVVAPERITEQLCALLRAAPTAWIVLHTNHAQELTPAARDAIARLVDRGIPMLSQTVLLRGVNASADALEVLFRALTKLRVKPYYLHHCDLARGTSHFRTTIAEGRALMAELRRRCSGTMLPSYVLDIPGGHGKVPITSDHFTPGDGPGDWRVTDRNGTVHAYRDPATR; translated from the coding sequence ATGACCGATCACAGCCGCCACCCCCGCGCGCTGACCCGCGTGGCCGATCTCGAACGCGACGGGCTGACCGCCTCGGACACCCGCGCCGATCTCGAGCGCGTAGCCGAAGAGTTCCGCATCCGCGTCACACCCGAAATGCGCGGGGCGATTGCCGATCCGACCGATCCGGTGGCCGCGCAATTCGTGCCCTCGGCGGCCGAGCTGGTCACCCGTCCCGAAGAGCTCGAAGATCCGATCGGCGACGACGCCCATTCCCCCGCTCCGGGGCTGACGCATCGCTATCCCGACCGGGTGATCCTGCACATCACGAAGACCTGCGACGTCTATTGCCGCTTCTGCTTCCGCCGCGAGACGGTGGGCGAAACCGGGCCGCTGCCGGAAGACCAATTGACGCAGGCGCTCGATTATATCGCGGCGACCCCGGCCATTCGCGAGGTGATCCTGACCGGAGGCGATCCGCTGACGCTCTCGACGCGCAGGCTTGGCGCGGTGCTGGAGTGCCTCTCCGCGATCCAGCACATCGACCAGATCCGGCTGCATACCCGCGTGCCGGTCGTCGCCCCCGAGCGGATCACCGAACAGCTTTGCGCCCTCCTGCGCGCCGCCCCGACCGCCTGGATCGTGCTGCACACCAACCACGCGCAGGAACTGACGCCGGCCGCCCGCGATGCCATCGCGCGGCTAGTGGATCGCGGCATCCCGATGCTGTCGCAAACCGTGCTGCTGCGGGGCGTCAACGCGAGTGCCGACGCGCTGGAGGTGCTGTTCCGCGCCCTCACCAAGCTGCGCGTCAAACCTTATTACCTGCACCATTGCGACCTCGCGCGCGGCACCTCGCATTTCCGCACCACCATCGCGGAAGGGCGCGCGCTGATGGCCGAGCTGCGCCGCCGCTGCTCGGGGACGATGCTGCCCAGCTACGTGCTCGATATCCCCGGCGGCCACGGCAAGGTCCCGATCACCTCGGACCACTTCACACCGGGCGACGGCCCCGGAGACTGGCGCGTTACCGACCGCAATGGGACGGTGCATGCATATCGCGATCCCGCGACCCGTTAA
- the pgsA gene encoding CDP-diacylglycerol--glycerol-3-phosphate 3-phosphatidyltransferase, with product MKWTLPNILTVLRLLAAPGVAVLFLYFSRPWADWLALALFISAAVTDWFDGYLARAWKQESRFGAMLDPIADKAMVVIALVVLTGYSGMNPWLILPATVILFREVFVSGLREFLGADAGRLRVTKLAKWKTTAQMVAIAVLFLGTGLAYLEQGQAPRAGEGDIRLGATPADFATHVGLALIWIAAVLTAITGWDYFRKALPYLKEPSHD from the coding sequence ATGAAATGGACCCTTCCCAATATCCTGACCGTGCTCAGGCTCTTGGCTGCCCCCGGTGTGGCGGTCTTGTTCCTTTATTTTTCTCGCCCCTGGGCCGACTGGCTCGCGCTTGCGCTGTTCATCAGCGCGGCGGTCACCGACTGGTTCGATGGCTACCTCGCACGGGCGTGGAAACAGGAGAGCCGCTTCGGCGCGATGCTCGACCCGATCGCCGACAAGGCGATGGTGGTGATCGCGCTGGTGGTGCTGACCGGCTATTCGGGCATGAACCCGTGGCTGATCCTGCCCGCGACCGTGATCCTGTTCCGCGAAGTCTTCGTCTCGGGGCTGCGCGAATTCCTCGGCGCGGATGCCGGGCGGCTGCGGGTAACGAAGCTCGCCAAATGGAAGACCACCGCGCAGATGGTGGCGATTGCCGTGCTGTTCCTCGGCACCGGGCTTGCCTATCTCGAGCAGGGTCAGGCCCCGCGCGCAGGCGAAGGCGATATCCGCTTGGGCGCCACACCCGCCGATTTCGCGACCCATGTCGGCCTCGCGCTGATCTGGATCGCCGCCGTGCTGACCGCGATCACCGGCTGGGATTATTTTCGCAAGGCCCTGCCCTATCTGAAGGAGCCGAGCCATGATTGA
- the moaD gene encoding molybdopterin converting factor subunit 1 — MIDVLYFAWVRERIGLPREKVETEAKTVADLVEELKAREPRYEAAFADISALRVALDQDLAEFDAPLEGVREVAFFPPMTGG, encoded by the coding sequence ATGATTGACGTTCTCTATTTCGCTTGGGTCCGCGAGCGGATCGGCCTGCCACGCGAAAAGGTCGAGACTGAGGCCAAGACTGTGGCCGACCTCGTCGAAGAGCTGAAGGCACGCGAGCCGCGCTATGAGGCGGCTTTTGCCGACATTTCCGCGCTGCGCGTCGCGCTCGATCAGGATCTGGCGGAGTTCGATGCGCCGCTCGAAGGCGTGCGCGAGGTGGCCTTCTTCCCGCCGATGACGGGGGGCTGA
- a CDS encoding molybdenum cofactor biosynthesis protein MoaE codes for MKVSVQAEPFDLGAELADFGTGRADVGAVVSFTGIVRDDTGAMEALELEHYPGMTERAIAGIVDQAVERWTLSDVTVIHRHGRLGVGEQIMMVATAARHRVAAFEAAEFLMDYLKSRAPFWKKEHGPEGTSWVAAKDEDEDALKRW; via the coding sequence ATGAAAGTCTCCGTTCAGGCCGAGCCCTTCGATCTGGGCGCAGAGCTTGCCGATTTCGGCACGGGCCGCGCGGATGTCGGCGCCGTCGTCAGCTTCACCGGCATCGTGCGCGACGACACCGGCGCGATGGAGGCGCTGGAGCTGGAGCATTACCCGGGCATGACCGAACGCGCGATCGCTGGCATCGTGGATCAGGCGGTCGAGCGTTGGACCCTGTCGGACGTGACCGTCATCCACCGCCACGGACGGCTGGGCGTGGGCGAGCAGATCATGATGGTCGCCACCGCCGCCCGCCACCGCGTCGCGGCGTTTGAAGCCGCCGAATTCTTGATGGATTACCTGAAATCCCGCGCCCCCTTCTGGAAGAAGGAACACGGGCCCGAGGGCACCTCCTGGGTCGCTGCGAAGGATGAAGACGAGGACGCGCTGAAACGCTGGTGA
- a CDS encoding sulfotransferase family protein, protein MGFPGTWMTESESMVYRVVPKCACSSIGQIMFYSDHGKFFDGDIHDSKTGLHKWSQDESQTPITENVVAHKSYAFTCVRNPYQRILSSFFDKIAGIQRNGKRYRGKLVPQLIQKYGIEVGSPEDNFDFDQVASFRRFLLFARDTIRWRRPMEPDIHWSAMSGHISTFIVNGGRYDNIFFTEKFNEGMQSVLDAVETPVKVDLAKVPRFNESEGHGPKRAHKVSDYFDDLSRHLIWEIYKKDFQLFQYDFDDPDNKIPVGEIDLDEVHAKLGD, encoded by the coding sequence ATGGGATTTCCCGGAACCTGGATGACCGAGAGCGAAAGCATGGTGTATCGCGTCGTGCCGAAATGCGCCTGCTCCTCCATCGGGCAGATCATGTTCTATTCCGATCACGGGAAATTCTTCGACGGCGATATCCACGATTCCAAGACCGGGCTGCACAAGTGGTCGCAGGACGAAAGCCAGACGCCGATCACCGAAAACGTAGTGGCGCATAAGAGCTACGCCTTCACCTGCGTGCGCAATCCCTATCAGCGCATCCTGTCGTCCTTCTTCGACAAGATCGCGGGCATCCAGCGCAACGGCAAACGCTATCGCGGCAAGCTGGTGCCGCAGCTGATCCAGAAATACGGGATCGAGGTCGGCTCTCCGGAAGACAATTTCGATTTCGATCAGGTCGCCTCGTTCCGCCGCTTCCTGCTGTTTGCGCGCGACACGATCCGTTGGCGCCGCCCGATGGAGCCGGACATTCACTGGTCGGCCATGTCGGGCCATATCTCGACCTTCATCGTCAATGGCGGGCGCTACGACAACATCTTCTTCACCGAGAAGTTCAACGAAGGCATGCAGTCGGTGCTCGACGCGGTCGAGACGCCGGTGAAGGTCGATCTGGCCAAGGTGCCGCGGTTCAACGAGTCCGAAGGGCACGGGCCGAAGCGCGCGCATAAGGTGAGCGATTATTTCGACGACCTGTCGCGCCACCTGATCTGGGAAATCTACAAGAAGGATTTCCAGCTGTTCCAATACGATTTCGACGATCCGGACAACAAGATACCGGTGGGCGAGATCGATCTGGACGAGGTGCACGCCAAGCTGGGCGACTGA